Below is a genomic region from Acidimicrobiales bacterium.
ACGGGGCCGGCGTCCTAGCCTTCCCGTTGCGGCCCCCCGCAGGGGTTGTATTCTACTGCGCTCGCATATATGCTTGAGGGTTGCCGTGCCCGCCCATCACGTCCCGTCGGCTCTAACCACTTGATGAGGCGCGCCCGCGCGCCTCTGTCCCTCGGCCCCCGCGCCGAACTGCGCCTCAAAGAGGAGTAGGTCTTGCCCTCTCGTTCCAGCATCCCGGAGCGTCGCTTCTCATTCGCCAACCTCGACGAGGTCCTGCCTCTGCCGGACCTGGTCGCCATCCAGCGGGACTCGTTCCGGTGGTTCCTCGACAGGGGACTGGCGGAGACGTTCCGCGATATCAGCCCGATCGAGGACTTCACCGGTCAGCTCCGGTTGGAGCTCGAGTTCGATCCCACCGACCAGGACCTTCGCCCCCCTCCGAAGTTCACGATGGAGGAGTGCAAAGAGAAGGACATGACCTACGCCGCGCCCATCTTCGTGCGGGCCCGGTTCATGAACGCCACGACGGGCGAGATCAAGGAGCAGACCGTCTTCATGGGGGACTTCCCCATGATGACGGACAAGGGCACCTTCATCGTCAACGGGACCGAGCGGGTCGTGGTCAGCCAGCTCGTTCGCTCGCCGGGCGTCATCTTCCAGCCCGGGCGTGACGCCAAGACGATCGTGACCGGGACCATCCACCCGTACCGCGGTGAGTGGATCGAGTTCGACGTGGAGGCCAAGCCGGGCAAGGACATCACCGCCGGCACCAGAGTGGCCCGCAAGCGCCGTCTCTCGCTCTTCGTGCTGCTCCGGGCGCTCGGCTACGAGGACGAGGCCTTCCTGGGCCGCTTCGTCCGTCACTTCGACTTCCTCGAGGGCCAGTGGGAGAAGGAGCGGGAGCTCGCCCCCAGCCGCGACGAGGCGTTGCTGGAGATCTACAAGCGGGCCCGTCCCGGGGAGCCCCCGTCGGTGGAGTCCGCGCGGGCCTATTTCGAGAACGCCTTCTTCAACCCGAAGCGTTCGGACCTCACGCGCGTCGGCCGCTACAAGCTCAACCGCAAGCTCGGCCCCGAGATCGACCGCATCTCGGAGCTCCTCGATATCGATCTCGAGCGCCCGGCCGACGGGCAGGGCGTCCTCAGCCCCAGCGAGATGCTGGCGGCGTCGACCTACATGCTCCACCTCGCCAACGGCGAGCCCGGGTACCGCCTCGACGATCAGGACCACTTCGCCAACCGACGCATCCGCTCGGTGGGAGAGCTCATCCAGAACCAGGTCCGTGTGGGGCTGTCCCGTATGGAGCGGGTGGTCCGTGAGCGCATGACGACACAGGACGTCGAGGCCATCACGCCCCAGACCCTGATCAACATCCGCCCGGTCGTGGCCGCGATCAAGGAGTTCTTCGGCACCAGCCAGCTCAGCCAGTTCATGGACCAGCACAACCCGCTGTCCGGTCTGGCCCACAAGCGGCGCCTGTCGGCGTTGGGTCCCGGCGGCCTGTCCCGGGAGCGGGCCGGCTTCGAGGTCCGCGACGTGCACACCTCCCACTACGGGCGGATGTGCCCGATCGAGACGCCCGAGGGTCCCAACATCGGCCTGATCGGTGCCCTGGCCACCTACGGCCGGGTCAACGAGTACGGCTTCATCGAGACGCCCTACCGCCGGGTGGTCGACGGCAAGGTGACCGAGGAGATCGTCTACCTGGCCGCCGACGAGGAGGAGGAGCACGTCATCGCCCAGGCCAACGCGGCCCTGGAGGGCGACCAGATCGCCGAGGACCGGGTGCTCGTCCGCCGGGGCCCGCAGGGCGCCGGCGTGCGGGTGGGAGCCACCGTCACCTCCTACGGCAGCACGAGTGAGATCGACTTCGTGCACCCGTCCGAGGTCGACCTCATGGACGTGTCCCCCAAGCAGATCGTCTCGGTGTCGACAGCCCTGATCCCCTTCATCGAGCACGACGACGCCAACCGGGCCCTCATGGGCGCCAACATGCAGAAGCAGGCGGTGCCTCTCGTGGTCCCGGAGGCCCCGTTCATCGGTACCGGTGTCGAGGCCCGGGCTGCACGCGACGCCGGCGACGTCGTGCTCGCCGAGGGGGAGGGCACGGTCACGGAGGTGACCGGTGACCACGTCGCCGTCGACTACACCGGCCGTCAGCGCGACGGGGGTGTGGCGGGGCGCAAGATCCACCGCCTGGCCAAGTTCCGCCGCTCCAACCAGAACACCTGTATCAACCAGAGGTCAGTGGTGAGCGAAGGCCAGAAGGTCGCCGTCGGCGAGCTCCTCGCCGACGGACCCTCCACGGATCAGGGCGAGCTTGCATTGGGCAAGAACCTGCTCGTGGCCTTCATGCCGTGGGAGGGCTACAACTTCGAGGACGCCATCATCCTGTCGGAGCGTCTGGTGCGCGACGACGTGCTGACCTCGATCCACATCGAGGAGCACGAGGTGGACGCCCGGGACACCAAGCTGGGTGCCGAGGAGATCACGAGGGACATTCCCAACCTGTCGGAGGAGATCCTCAAGGACCTCGACGATCGCGGCATCATCCGCATCGGCGCCGAGGTCGACGCCGGCGACGTCCTCGTCGGGAAGGTGACCCCGAAGGGCGAGACCGAGCTCACGCCGGAGGAGCGCCTGCTGCGCGCCATCTTCGGTGAGAAGGCCCGGGAGGTGCGCGACACCAGCCTCAAGGTGCCTCACGGCGAGTCCGGGAAGGTCATCGACGTCCGGGTGTTCTCCCGGGAGGATGCCCACGAGCTTCCCCCCGGGGTCAACCAGCTGGTCCGGGTCTACGTGGCCCAGAAGCGCAAGATCTCCGAGGGCGACAAGCTGGCCGGCCGCCACGGCAACAAGGGTGTCATCTCCAAGATCCTGCCGGTCGAGGACATGCCGTTCCT
It encodes:
- a CDS encoding DNA-directed RNA polymerase subunit beta, with the protein product MPSRSSIPERRFSFANLDEVLPLPDLVAIQRDSFRWFLDRGLAETFRDISPIEDFTGQLRLELEFDPTDQDLRPPPKFTMEECKEKDMTYAAPIFVRARFMNATTGEIKEQTVFMGDFPMMTDKGTFIVNGTERVVVSQLVRSPGVIFQPGRDAKTIVTGTIHPYRGEWIEFDVEAKPGKDITAGTRVARKRRLSLFVLLRALGYEDEAFLGRFVRHFDFLEGQWEKERELAPSRDEALLEIYKRARPGEPPSVESARAYFENAFFNPKRSDLTRVGRYKLNRKLGPEIDRISELLDIDLERPADGQGVLSPSEMLAASTYMLHLANGEPGYRLDDQDHFANRRIRSVGELIQNQVRVGLSRMERVVRERMTTQDVEAITPQTLINIRPVVAAIKEFFGTSQLSQFMDQHNPLSGLAHKRRLSALGPGGLSRERAGFEVRDVHTSHYGRMCPIETPEGPNIGLIGALATYGRVNEYGFIETPYRRVVDGKVTEEIVYLAADEEEEHVIAQANAALEGDQIAEDRVLVRRGPQGAGVRVGATVTSYGSTSEIDFVHPSEVDLMDVSPKQIVSVSTALIPFIEHDDANRALMGANMQKQAVPLVVPEAPFIGTGVEARAARDAGDVVLAEGEGTVTEVTGDHVAVDYTGRQRDGGVAGRKIHRLAKFRRSNQNTCINQRSVVSEGQKVAVGELLADGPSTDQGELALGKNLLVAFMPWEGYNFEDAIILSERLVRDDVLTSIHIEEHEVDARDTKLGAEEITRDIPNLSEEILKDLDDRGIIRIGAEVDAGDVLVGKVTPKGETELTPEERLLRAIFGEKAREVRDTSLKVPHGESGKVIDVRVFSREDAHELPPGVNQLVRVYVAQKRKISEGDKLAGRHGNKGVISKILPVEDMPFLSDGTPVDIILNPLGVPSRMNVGQVLESHLGYAARWGWDGDGKVAEARRGNGKAALTNGTAKTRPRTEPEVWVSTPAFDGAHWDEADDAGRHPTIKHLFETLHPESGDETRLIGADGKTRLYHGRTGEPYDNPISVGFVYMLKLAHLVDDKIHARSTGPYSMITQQPLGGKAQFGGQRFGEMEVWALEAYGAAYALQELLTIKSDDVLGRVKVYEAIVKGENIPEPGIPESFKVLIKEMQSLCLNVEVLSTTGEEIEMRELDEDIFRTAEELGIDISRPERGSDEEDERRAGERSF